In Rhododendron vialii isolate Sample 1 chromosome 9a, ASM3025357v1, the following are encoded in one genomic region:
- the LOC131301481 gene encoding pentatricopeptide repeat-containing protein At4g39952, mitochondrial-like, with translation MVRFRANHLYTRYLSTSSTTPNSTIPYLNSHIIFFLSDRIPDPKSILQSHAYIITTGHTNNPFIASKLISLYAFLNKPTFSSKVFHSVQSKDAFLWNSVIKSQFSNGCYSQALDFYHQMRLSCIKPNPFTVPMIAASCAELLLLTNGMEIHGLVTKLGFISTGNSAVGSSFIYFYSMCGCMEDGALVFDEMPVTDVVAWTALVIGYVQNDESEKGLECLCQMHRVGGDGERPNSRTFEGGFKACGNLGALLEGKCLHGLVVKTGIGCINVVQSSVLRMYTKGGTPEEAYLSFCEVQQKDLVSWTSVIGVYSRFGWSSECLHLFWQMQVTGVHPDGVVISCLLSGFGNSMRVSEGKVFHAVILRHNFMIDEMVSNALLSMYCRFGLFSIAKKLFDRVRDGNTESWNIMVFEYSKVGLESKCLELFTEMQHLGIEFDSNSLVSVISSCSRLGATRLGRSLHCFVIKSLMHENVSIANSLIDMYGKRGNLVIAWKIFSRARKDTVTWNTLISSYSRSGRSTDALGLFDKMVSEGFKPNLATLVTVLSACSHIASLEKGEQIHSYAKDEGFEFDISLSTALVDMYAKCGQLDKSRKFFDAMKEKDVISWNVMISGYGMHGDAESAIEIFKRMEQSNVRPNELTFLAVLSACTHAGLVGEGKSFFDRMGDCALLPNLKHYSCMVDLLGRAGNLLEAEDLVLSMPIPPDGGIWGSLLSACKIHNDAEFGIKVAKHAIKADPENDGYYVMIANLYTSLEKWDEAENVRVKMKEMGVRKSAGWSTVYSEQGGGLPSPTAAVIGISMHI, from the coding sequence ATGGTTCGATTCAGAGCCAATCACCTCTACACACGGTATTTATCCACATCTTCGACGACACCTAATTCAACTATCCCATACCTCAATTCTcacatcatcttcttcctttccGACCGAATCCCAGACCCCAAATCCATCCTCCAATCCCACGCCTACATCATCACAACTGGACACACAAACAACCCCTTCATAGCATCAAAGCTCATCTCCCTCTACGCTTTTCTCAACAAACCCACCTTTTCCTCGAAAGTTTTCCATTCAGTTCAATCCAAAGATGCCTTTCTATGGAACTCTGTGATCAAATCCCAATTCTCCAATGGGTGTTACTCACAAGCCCTTGATTTTTACCACCAAATGCGATTATCTTGTATAAAACCAAACCCTTTTACCGTTCCTATGATTGCTGCTTCTTGTGCTGAGCTTTTGCTGTTAACAAATGGCATGGAAATACATGGGTTGGTTACGAAACTTGGGTTTATTAGCACGGGTAATTCTGCGGTTGGGTCTTCGTTTATTTACTTTTACTCGATGTGTGGGTGTATGGAGGACGGAGCTCTTGTGTTCGACGAAATGCCAGTGACGGATGTGGTTGCTTGGACCGCACTGGTTATTGGGTACGTGCAGAACGATGAGAGTGAGAAGGGTTTGGAATGTCTTTGTCAAATGCATAGGGTTGGTGGGGACGGGGAGAGACCGAATTCTAGAACATTTGAAGGAGGGTTTAAAGCATGCGGGAATTTGGGTgctttgttggaaggaaagtgCTTACATGGTTTAGTGGTGAAAACTGGAATTGGGTGCATAAATGTTGTTCAATCGTCGGTTTTGCGTATGTATACGAAGGGTGGGACCCCTGAGGAAGCTTACCTTTCGTTTTGTGAAGTTCAACAGAAGGATCTTGTATCGTGGACGTCTGTTATTGGTGTTTATTCAAGATTTGGGTGGAGTTCCGAGTGCTTGCATCTGTTTTGGCAAATGCAGGTTACTGGAGTACATCCAGATGGAGTTGTTATCAGTTGTCTGCTTTCGGGGTTTGGTAATTCTATGAGGGTCTCCGAAGGAAAAGTTTTTCATGCGGTGATCTTGAGGCATAATTTTATGATTGATGAAATGGTAAGTAATGCCTTGTTGTCAATGTATTGTAGGTTTGGACTTTTTTCTATTGCAAAGAAGCTTTTTGATAGAGTACGAGATGGGAACACAGAATCATGGAATATTATGGTTTTTGAGTATAGTAAGGTAGGACTAGAATCAAAGTGCTTAGAACTTTTTACTGAAATGCAACATCTGGGTATTGAGTTTGATTCAAATAGTTTGGTATCTGTGATTTCTTCGTGTTCACGATTGGGGGCAACACGTTTAGGTCGTTCACTTCATTGTTTCGTGATTAAAAGTTTAATGCATGAGAACGTCTCCATTGCCAATTCGCTTATAGACATGTATGGTAAAAGAGGAAACTTAGTCATTGCATGGAAGATATTTAGTCGGGCACGGAAGGATACTGTCACGTGGAACACATTGATTTCATCTTACAGTCGTAGTGGACGTTCTACTGATGCTTTAGGCCTCTTCGATAAAATGGTCTCAGAAGGCTTCAAGCCTAATTTAGCAACACTGGTTACAGTTCTCTCTGCTTGTTCCCATATTGCATCTCTAGAGAAAGGAGAACAGATTCACAGTTATGCCAAGGATGAAGGATTTGAGTTTGATATATCTCTTTCCACTGCATTAGTTGATATGTATGCAAAATGTGGGCAACTCGATAAATCAAGGAAATTTTTTGATGCaatgaaagaaaaagatgttaTTTCTTGGAATGTTATGATCTCTGGTTATGGAATGCATGGAGATGCAGAATCTGCAATAGAAATCTTTAAGCGGATGGAGCAGTCAAACGTCAGACCAAATGAGCTTACATTTCTTGCTGTTCTCTCTGCTTGTACACATGCTGGGCTTGTCGGAGAAGGTAAAAGCTTCTTTGATAGAATGGGGGACTGTGCTTTGTTGCCAAATCTGAAGCACTATTCTTGTATGGTTGATCTCCTAGGGAGAGCAGGAAATTTGTTGGAGGCTGAAGATTTGGTTCTTTCAATGCCTATTCCTCCTGATGGGGGTATTTGGGGTTCTTTGTTAAGTGCTTGCAAGATACACAATGATGCTGAATTCGGTATAAAGGTTGCTAAACATGCTATTAAAGCTGACCCAGAAAACGATGGCTACTATGTAATGATTGCCAACCTGTATACCTCTCTTGAGAAGTGGGATGAGGCAGAAAATGTGAGAGTAAAAATGAAGGAAATGGGTGTGAGGAAGAGTGCTGGTTGGAGTACAGTATATAGCGAACAAGGAGGAGGGCTTCCATCTCCCACAGCTGCTGTCATTGGAATCAGTATGCACATTTAA